In one window of Puniceicoccaceae bacterium DNA:
- the nrdR gene encoding transcriptional regulator NrdR — MKCPQCKSTDIRVIDSRAGKDGQSIRRRRECNACGARFTTAEEIIRDGVVVVKRDGTIEDFDPKKLLESLRTALHKRPVEGERISMLMSDLMRSLDSEFDSEIPTRAIAERAMAALKTIDTVAYVRYASSYIPFAEQSELKV, encoded by the coding sequence ATGAAATGTCCCCAATGCAAATCGACGGATATTCGCGTCATTGACTCGCGCGCTGGCAAGGATGGACAGTCCATCCGACGTCGGCGCGAGTGCAATGCCTGTGGCGCGCGCTTTACCACTGCCGAGGAAATTATCCGGGACGGCGTGGTGGTCGTCAAACGAGACGGCACCATTGAGGACTTTGACCCAAAGAAGCTGCTCGAAAGCCTGCGCACAGCTCTTCACAAGCGACCAGTGGAAGGGGAGCGAATCTCGATGTTGATGTCCGACCTCATGCGGTCGCTGGACAGCGAGTTTGATTCCGAAATTCCGACGCGTGCGATCGCTGAGCGTGCAATGGCTGCGCTCAAGACCATCGACACTGTCGCTTATGTTCGCTATGCCAGCAGCTACATCCCCTTTGCCGAACAATCAGAACTGAAAGTGTGA
- a CDS encoding glycoside hydrolase family 2 TIM barrel-domain containing protein, producing MSKKRCTLGIWILCMFSGWLAGQVQDWENEAIVGINKEAPRSHFIPYGSIDQALSGQAEESPYYVCLNGKWKFNWVKSPDMRPRDFHDPDFEVGYWDEIDVPSNWQMKGYGIPIYTNIAYPFVKNPPYVMTPAHTGWTNEKLPNPVGSYRRTFSMPEEWDGREVFLHFAGVDSAMYVWINGIRVGYSQGSMTPAEFRITDYLKAGENVLAVEVYQWSDGSYLEDQDFWRLSGIFRDVYLYATPKLRIRDLFVQSELQDDLDSATLSARLHLVNRGFKDAAQIEGYLLKDKASYVDEAPLFSQAVSGDEISEAGSYVTFDEAVANPELWSAESPNLYQVVVVLRDHNREILEVVSTSFGFRKIEIRDSQLWVNGESVLLKGVNRHDLDPVHGRTLSYESMLRDVKMFKQFNINTVRTSHYPNHPDFYRLCDQFGIYVISEANLESHGMGYDEGSLGHEANWEHAHVSRVVSMVECFKNHPSVIVWSLGNEAGKGKNFHACRQAALDVDPTRPIHYQGDNDVADIESIMYPGVEDLDQIGRHEDPRPFLVCEYAHAMGNAVGNLQEYWDVIESHERLIGACIWDWVDQGLQKEVPGRPGEYFFAYGGDFGDRPTDWNFCANGLTTPDRRVTPKLEEVKKVYQYIAVHPLDLRSGRVRIQNKYQFTNLAEFDLTWELSCDGRVIEAGVMESLNLEPGLSAEVQIPFSEPSLKAGGEYFLRIQFSLPVDTEWALRGHVVAWEQLQVPFQTPEVMPVHPTTLASLNYQEEGDWIRVSGKSFELKFNKRVGTITDLRYGNVTVLETQPEAIYGIKPETRMLHWETETHARVAGPMLNIFRAPVDNDYSFGGGPGPKWEDAALHTMLPDVQQVEVRREGEALWIDVQIESKSPSSYGVRQHTVWKIYGNGFIDLSTEFDPDAMETPLPKLGFLMQMPEGFEKVSFFGAGPHENYRDRLRSAAIGRYETTVDAMFEPYLRTQDCGNRSNVRWFTLTNRDGVGLMVVADPLMNFSALHYTPLDLHRANHPHELTRRPETILTVDLQHHGLGGGSCGPWTMDSYKLNAEKAQFSFSIRPYSSSMGDESTVARIALEK from the coding sequence ATGAGTAAGAAGCGATGCACCCTGGGGATATGGATTCTGTGTATGTTCAGCGGGTGGCTGGCGGGGCAGGTTCAGGATTGGGAGAATGAAGCAATTGTTGGAATCAACAAAGAAGCACCACGGAGCCATTTTATTCCCTATGGGAGTATCGATCAGGCCTTAAGCGGACAAGCGGAGGAGTCTCCATACTATGTTTGCCTGAACGGAAAATGGAAATTCAACTGGGTGAAGTCCCCCGACATGCGTCCCAGGGACTTCCATGACCCTGATTTTGAAGTGGGATACTGGGACGAGATTGATGTTCCGTCCAATTGGCAAATGAAGGGATATGGAATTCCGATTTACACCAACATCGCGTATCCATTTGTCAAAAACCCACCGTATGTGATGACGCCTGCTCATACAGGTTGGACGAATGAGAAGCTTCCCAATCCGGTGGGTTCGTATCGTCGAACTTTTTCGATGCCGGAAGAATGGGATGGAAGGGAGGTCTTCCTGCACTTTGCGGGAGTGGACTCGGCCATGTATGTGTGGATAAACGGGATTCGTGTTGGCTATAGCCAGGGAAGCATGACCCCGGCGGAGTTCAGGATCACTGATTATCTCAAAGCGGGGGAAAATGTGCTTGCCGTCGAGGTCTATCAATGGAGCGACGGCAGCTACCTTGAGGACCAGGATTTTTGGCGTTTGAGCGGCATCTTTCGGGATGTATACCTGTATGCAACCCCGAAGCTGCGTATCCGTGATCTTTTTGTTCAATCCGAACTGCAGGACGATCTGGATTCGGCAACACTGTCCGCCCGGTTGCACCTGGTGAACCGGGGTTTCAAGGATGCGGCACAGATTGAGGGATATCTGCTGAAGGATAAAGCTTCTTATGTGGATGAGGCCCCTTTGTTTTCCCAGGCAGTTTCGGGTGACGAGATATCGGAAGCTGGCAGTTATGTCACGTTTGATGAAGCTGTCGCAAACCCCGAACTGTGGTCAGCCGAGTCCCCCAATCTCTATCAGGTGGTGGTGGTTTTGAGGGATCACAACAGGGAAATTCTGGAAGTGGTTTCGACGTCATTTGGATTCCGGAAAATTGAGATTCGAGACTCCCAGCTGTGGGTCAACGGCGAAAGCGTGTTGCTGAAGGGCGTGAATCGGCACGATTTGGATCCGGTGCACGGGCGTACCCTTTCGTACGAGAGCATGCTGCGTGATGTAAAAATGTTTAAACAGTTCAACATCAATACGGTACGCACCAGTCACTACCCAAATCATCCTGATTTCTACAGGCTCTGTGACCAGTTTGGGATTTATGTCATCAGTGAGGCAAATCTGGAATCCCACGGCATGGGATACGATGAAGGTTCGTTGGGACACGAGGCCAACTGGGAGCATGCCCATGTCTCCCGAGTGGTATCGATGGTGGAGTGTTTTAAGAACCATCCGTCGGTGATCGTTTGGTCGTTGGGGAACGAGGCAGGCAAAGGAAAGAACTTCCACGCGTGTCGGCAGGCCGCTCTAGATGTCGATCCGACCCGCCCGATTCACTATCAGGGAGACAATGATGTGGCTGACATTGAATCCATCATGTATCCGGGGGTTGAGGACCTGGATCAAATCGGCAGGCATGAAGATCCACGACCGTTTTTGGTGTGTGAGTATGCGCATGCGATGGGCAATGCGGTTGGAAACCTTCAGGAATACTGGGATGTCATCGAATCTCACGAGCGACTGATCGGTGCTTGCATTTGGGACTGGGTGGACCAGGGACTACAGAAAGAAGTGCCGGGTCGTCCAGGTGAGTATTTTTTCGCCTATGGCGGTGATTTTGGAGATCGTCCGACCGATTGGAATTTCTGTGCAAATGGACTGACTACACCGGACCGGCGCGTGACTCCCAAACTGGAGGAGGTAAAGAAGGTCTATCAGTACATTGCAGTTCATCCTCTGGATCTTCGAAGCGGCCGTGTTCGCATCCAGAACAAGTATCAGTTTACCAATCTGGCGGAGTTTGACCTTACATGGGAACTCAGCTGTGACGGACGCGTGATTGAGGCAGGAGTCATGGAGTCGCTCAACCTCGAACCCGGCTTGTCTGCGGAGGTGCAGATCCCGTTCAGCGAGCCATCACTCAAGGCTGGGGGAGAATATTTTCTACGGATTCAGTTCAGCCTTCCAGTCGACACAGAGTGGGCGTTGAGAGGGCACGTGGTGGCCTGGGAACAACTGCAGGTGCCGTTTCAAACACCTGAAGTGATGCCGGTGCATCCGACCACCTTGGCATCCTTGAACTATCAGGAAGAGGGAGACTGGATTCGAGTGTCGGGCAAGTCCTTTGAACTGAAGTTCAACAAACGGGTTGGAACCATCACGGACCTCCGTTATGGCAACGTGACGGTGCTGGAGACTCAGCCCGAAGCAATCTATGGGATAAAGCCGGAGACCCGAATGCTGCATTGGGAAACCGAGACGCATGCACGGGTAGCTGGCCCAATGCTGAATATCTTCCGGGCACCGGTTGACAATGACTACAGTTTTGGAGGCGGACCCGGACCGAAGTGGGAGGATGCGGCGCTGCATACGATGCTTCCGGATGTTCAACAGGTTGAGGTCCGTCGCGAGGGAGAAGCATTGTGGATTGATGTGCAGATCGAATCGAAATCACCCAGTTCCTATGGGGTGCGTCAACACACGGTATGGAAAATTTACGGCAATGGATTTATTGATCTCAGCACCGAATTTGATCCCGACGCGATGGAAACCCCATTGCCGAAACTGGGATTTCTCATGCAAATGCCCGAAGGATTTGAAAAGGTCAGCTTCTTCGGAGCGGGACCCCATGAAAACTATCGGGACCGCTTGCGCTCGGCTGCGATAGGTCGGTATGAAACCACAGTGGATGCAATGTTCGAGCCGTATTTGCGCACACAGGACTGTGGAAATCGCTCAAACGTGCGCTGGTTCACCCTTACCAATCGCGATGGCGTGGGTCTGATGGTTGTGGCGGATCCGTTGATGAATTTCAGCGCCTTGCACTACACTCCGCTGGACTTGCACCGTGCAAACCATCCGCATGAGCTGACTCGCCGCCCGGAAACCATTCTGACTGTGGACCTGCAGCACCATGGACTGGGCGGAGGAAGCTGTGGGCCGTGGACAATGGATTCATACAAATTGAACGCAGAAAAGGCGCAGTTCAGCTTCTCTATCCGACCCTATTCCAGTTCCATGGGGGATGAGTCCACCGTGGCCCGGATTGCGTTGGAGAAATAG
- a CDS encoding aminodeoxychorismate/anthranilate synthase component II, whose amino-acid sequence MILMIDNYDSFTYNIAQYLGELGVELAVWRNDRFELDQIEELKPDAIVISPGPCTPNDAGLTLDVIARYHRQLPMFGVCLGHQSMGQFFGGRVIHAPMLMHGKTSEILHQGDAMFAGIENPFVATRYHSLIVERSTFPDCLEITAETRDGLIMGLKHRDLPIFGVQFHPESYSTSAGKQILQNFLDSIR is encoded by the coding sequence ATGATTTTGATGATCGATAATTATGACTCATTCACCTACAACATCGCTCAGTACTTGGGCGAACTCGGTGTTGAGTTGGCGGTGTGGCGGAACGACCGGTTTGAGCTGGACCAGATCGAGGAGTTGAAACCGGATGCGATTGTGATCTCGCCGGGACCCTGCACGCCGAATGATGCGGGACTGACGCTTGACGTGATTGCCAGGTATCATCGGCAGCTTCCAATGTTCGGAGTGTGCCTGGGCCATCAGAGCATGGGCCAGTTTTTTGGAGGAAGGGTCATTCATGCGCCCATGCTCATGCATGGCAAGACCTCGGAAATCCTGCATCAGGGCGATGCGATGTTTGCCGGGATCGAAAATCCCTTTGTCGCAACACGCTACCATTCCCTGATTGTGGAGCGCAGCACCTTTCCCGATTGCCTCGAAATCACGGCAGAAACAAGGGATGGACTGATCATGGGACTCAAGCACCGTGATTTGCCTATTTTTGGAGTGCAATTCCACCCGGAGTCCTACTCTACGTCAGCCGGGAAACAAATTTTACAAAACTTTCTCGATTCCATCCGCTGA
- a CDS encoding alpha-L-fucosidase has translation MIRKFVASMMLFLAWHCGAQVTEPEACGPTPSENQLRWQEMEYYAFIHFSLNTYTDQPWGYGNEDIELFNPENVDCREWARICKESGMKGIILTAKHHSGFCLWPSKYTEYSVKNAPWKNGNGDLVQELSEACREFGLKFGVYLSPWDRNHADYGRPEYITYFRNQLTELLTQYGPIFEVWFDGAHGGDGYYGGANEVRNVDRSVYYDWENTYALVRELQPDIVIWNDGGKRGDLRWVGTEEGYVGETNWSLLNATGEVEWRMLHYGLEDGNAWVPAEVNTSIRPEWFYHPNEDDRVKTVPQLLDTYYHSVGRNATLLLNFPIMPDGSIHENDQSAALGLAKALKEIFDENLLADARIEACNVRGGVERFCAAMVADEDPTTYWATDDSVVEATLTMTFDEPRLFNRFLVQEHIPLGQRVRSFRLETRVGQTWQEIARGTTIGYKRILRFPSVEATEVRIVIEDAKCSPLISNIGIFNAPLFLNAPQIERNQEGRVRIHSVDVGPLFYYTVDGSEPTLESNLYQGPFQMDGKCEIRAIAYDPGTGKSGAMGSATFDISKQHWKLVGIDDEDANRVLDGDPSTAWHQQDGAKMPVDLVIDLGEKHTLKGFRYLPDQEKWSRGILVNYRFEVSENGRDWKLVSDGEFSNIRNNPVMQTKPFDPVVARYVKLQALSNTAGDAVAGYAELDVITE, from the coding sequence ATGATCCGCAAATTCGTCGCCAGCATGATGCTTTTCCTTGCATGGCATTGTGGTGCACAAGTTACCGAACCTGAAGCCTGCGGGCCGACACCATCGGAAAACCAACTGCGCTGGCAGGAGATGGAATACTATGCGTTTATCCATTTCTCCTTGAACACCTACACGGACCAGCCCTGGGGGTATGGAAATGAGGATATCGAACTGTTCAATCCAGAGAACGTGGATTGTCGGGAATGGGCACGCATCTGCAAGGAATCTGGAATGAAGGGCATTATTCTTACCGCAAAACACCATAGTGGGTTTTGCCTGTGGCCGTCAAAATACACAGAGTATTCGGTAAAGAACGCACCCTGGAAAAACGGAAACGGTGATTTGGTTCAGGAACTATCGGAAGCCTGTCGCGAATTTGGACTCAAGTTTGGAGTTTACCTGTCGCCATGGGATCGCAATCATGCGGACTATGGTCGCCCAGAGTACATCACTTATTTTCGGAATCAGTTGACGGAACTGCTCACGCAGTACGGGCCGATCTTTGAAGTATGGTTCGACGGAGCACATGGCGGTGACGGGTATTATGGAGGCGCAAATGAGGTGCGAAATGTGGATCGGTCCGTCTATTACGATTGGGAAAATACCTACGCATTGGTTCGGGAACTCCAGCCTGATATCGTGATCTGGAATGATGGGGGCAAGCGGGGAGACCTGCGCTGGGTTGGCACGGAAGAAGGTTATGTCGGAGAGACCAACTGGAGTCTCTTGAATGCAACCGGAGAGGTGGAGTGGAGGATGCTGCACTATGGATTGGAAGATGGAAACGCATGGGTTCCGGCAGAGGTGAATACCTCGATCCGACCGGAGTGGTTCTACCATCCGAATGAGGATGATCGCGTGAAAACCGTGCCGCAACTCCTCGATACTTACTATCACTCTGTCGGGCGCAACGCCACACTGTTGCTGAATTTTCCGATCATGCCCGACGGGAGCATTCATGAAAATGACCAAAGCGCGGCATTGGGATTGGCGAAGGCGCTGAAGGAGATTTTTGATGAAAATCTGCTGGCGGATGCAAGGATTGAGGCATGCAATGTGCGTGGAGGTGTGGAGCGTTTTTGTGCGGCGATGGTTGCCGATGAGGACCCCACAACATACTGGGCAACGGATGACTCAGTGGTGGAGGCTACCTTGACGATGACGTTTGACGAACCCAGACTGTTCAACCGCTTTCTGGTTCAGGAACACATCCCCCTTGGGCAACGCGTGCGATCCTTTCGGCTGGAAACCCGTGTTGGTCAGACATGGCAGGAGATTGCGAGGGGGACAACAATCGGGTACAAACGCATCCTTCGCTTCCCCTCCGTTGAGGCAACAGAAGTGCGAATCGTGATTGAAGATGCCAAGTGCAGTCCGCTGATTTCGAACATCGGTATCTTCAATGCACCGCTTTTCCTGAATGCCCCACAGATTGAAAGGAACCAGGAAGGTAGGGTACGAATCCATTCTGTCGATGTGGGTCCCCTGTTTTATTACACGGTTGACGGAAGCGAACCGACGCTCGAATCCAATCTGTACCAGGGACCGTTTCAAATGGATGGAAAGTGCGAAATACGAGCGATTGCATATGATCCGGGCACGGGGAAATCCGGTGCCATGGGTAGTGCAACCTTTGATATTTCAAAGCAGCACTGGAAACTGGTTGGCATTGACGATGAGGATGCAAACAGGGTGTTGGACGGGGATCCGTCGACGGCCTGGCATCAACAGGACGGCGCAAAAATGCCCGTGGATCTGGTCATTGACTTGGGTGAGAAGCACACGCTCAAGGGGTTTCGATACCTTCCGGATCAGGAAAAGTGGAGTCGCGGGATACTTGTGAATTATCGATTCGAGGTGTCTGAGAATGGACGTGACTGGAAACTCGTGAGTGACGGTGAGTTTTCCAATATCCGGAACAATCCGGTGATGCAGACGAAACCCTTTGATCCCGTGGTTGCCAGGTATGTGAAGTTGCAGGCGTTGAGCAATACCGCTGGTGACGCAGTAGCCGGATATGCCGAGCTTGATGTGATTACGGAATGA
- the metA gene encoding homoserine O-succinyltransferase, translating into MPLIVSHREALPAFRVLEQERVPLIPQSRAERQDIRPQNIGILNLMPTAAKEATEIQYLRLLARSPLQINPYLVYFDNHKSASAGDHLERFYVKFSEIKEIGLDGLIITGANLEHYEFEQVRYWEEFKDFVLWADAHVTSTIYGCWASHAGLYIHYGIKRVNLGTKRLGVFPHRVHHEHGCMLTQSMDDDVNIPYSRWTGIPTEAVANVEDLQILIESETAGTHLIASQNGRRVFVQGHPEYDRDTLGNEYRRDIAMGIPVEMPQNYFPDNDPSKQPRCSWLANAQVFYSNWINFIYQNTHFDPLKPLMEPGDASPAAEPKA; encoded by the coding sequence ATGCCATTGATTGTCTCACATCGCGAAGCACTGCCCGCCTTCCGGGTATTGGAACAGGAACGGGTTCCGCTGATCCCACAGTCCCGGGCGGAGCGTCAGGACATCCGACCGCAAAATATTGGAATCCTCAACCTCATGCCCACTGCAGCCAAGGAGGCAACGGAGATTCAGTATCTGCGCCTGCTGGCGCGTTCGCCGCTCCAGATCAATCCATACCTGGTGTATTTTGACAACCACAAGTCTGCGTCGGCGGGAGATCACCTCGAGAGATTTTATGTGAAGTTCTCGGAGATCAAGGAAATCGGTCTGGACGGGTTGATCATTACCGGGGCAAATCTGGAACACTATGAGTTTGAGCAGGTGCGCTACTGGGAAGAGTTCAAGGATTTTGTGTTGTGGGCTGATGCGCACGTCACCTCCACCATCTATGGATGCTGGGCATCGCATGCTGGACTCTACATCCACTACGGGATCAAGCGGGTGAATCTCGGAACCAAGCGATTGGGGGTCTTTCCGCATCGCGTGCATCACGAACACGGCTGCATGCTGACGCAAAGCATGGATGACGATGTCAATATCCCCTATTCCCGGTGGACAGGCATTCCGACGGAGGCGGTTGCCAACGTCGAGGACTTGCAAATTCTCATCGAGAGCGAAACTGCGGGCACACACCTGATTGCCAGTCAGAACGGAAGAAGAGTCTTTGTGCAGGGGCATCCAGAATACGACCGTGACACCCTTGGAAATGAGTATCGCAGGGACATCGCGATGGGCATACCCGTGGAGATGCCTCAAAATTATTTCCCTGACAATGATCCGTCGAAACAACCGCGCTGCAGCTGGCTGGCGAATGCTCAGGTGTTCTATTCGAACTGGATCAACTTTATTTATCAGAACACGCATTTTGATCCGCTCAAACCCTTGATGGAACCCGGAGACGCTTCACCAGCAGCGGAACCGAAGGCATAG
- a CDS encoding TonB-dependent receptor plug domain-containing protein — translation MNHTMLLSQVSIRRLSQTASWSLLLLLSLLVLPLGSLKAQLTPAPDASDAGIDEEEVFELDPFTVSTDFEGYKAVDTLGGSRVRTSLADTASAISVITPKLMEDLAVTDAEDLLIYTLNTEIAGLDGNFSGLSVRGQGIPSGASEGTRLNNPGGVNRARGLTAMDSTRNYFPSDIPWDGFNISRVDISRGPNSFLFGTGSPSGIANVSTNEAIFDTFGTLEVRYGSYGSARASLDYNRELIAKELSVRVNLLDERTEYRQEPAFSDAQRFYAAVRYDPQFLRTDTAYTKIQASYESGDVESNNPRTLPPIDYVTGYLNDPNASATGYNPWTYAMNTSISIDPNASLWSSSGSLSNQYQWGNGSPQFYYDAATGQLQDAGQASFTSPTGNGYDTLENTWNVHTGGYSSYAKAMNYFYRQANNDADGGEFAGAYRGTVRYFDNTLHDSSIFDFYNKLIDGNNKREWQDWKAYNVSVVQGLFSDRLVIQAVADHQEYERGDKGILSSPLITLDLNSHNLKTPTWLPGATTNPNVGRPAIYGSQGHNNFHKTTRDNYQVTAAYNLDFERDFGSDGFWGKLLGRHEFTFLGGRYTRKEESRNYKLNGVDPIYKVYSGDNSNPLPVDNGFNWLAYLGPSMLGTSGAGANLSNLQHDLIPPSSYGYTVFSREWTAGDSVDPSDPWVYTGREGNEITQVQADNPANYRGYYRATVPTIYGDSLPDVLATGGNKRYQRLTSKAFLYQGHLWEGTIIPSFGYREDTTLQRGNEASQFRDPDTRIYNLDYDIIDEGVEATTTSTSYGVAVHLPKSLKKLLPEGTDLTFYYFHGENETPRIRYAIDGSQLPNEKGETDDYSVQLDAMDGRLTARLTYFKTKNQHASASVGQPLGTFMIRALPEWVLTQHAYSMAHQSLPIDENGYFVLPSSDWYDWTKESWANWPYGWMSDHPQEAAMVNEAMMNEFTELYPQEYWDAYGYNIDVAAIKAGDWFNIIKGTDFPSWESPFLGGGDTIHGEYPTIDQNLESKGWELEVTFRPLKNWDITFNGSKVDATQTGLGESAQHQLQGMADLFLGSGLQYAGIWGGFEGAKNSFLTDLWAPYLTQIALIGTEQPELRKYRFNLITNYSFREGTLEGLNVGGAFRWQDKAILGYGIHETEIYGETSWIADVNQPIYGPTDSHVDLWIGYQRRLTDKIDWRVQLNVRNVGESISLVPVSFNPNGDVAQQRIQEGQTFNFTMKFMF, via the coding sequence ATGAATCATACTATGCTGTTATCTCAGGTTTCGATTCGACGGCTTTCACAGACCGCATCCTGGTCTCTGTTGCTGTTGCTTTCGTTACTTGTTCTCCCGTTGGGTTCGCTGAAAGCCCAATTGACACCTGCGCCCGATGCCTCGGATGCAGGCATTGATGAAGAAGAGGTATTTGAACTCGATCCGTTCACTGTAAGCACGGATTTTGAAGGATACAAAGCCGTCGACACGTTGGGTGGTTCGAGGGTTCGCACGAGCCTGGCAGACACCGCTTCGGCGATTTCAGTCATCACGCCCAAACTGATGGAAGATTTGGCGGTGACAGATGCCGAAGACCTGCTCATTTACACATTGAACACCGAAATCGCAGGTCTGGACGGAAATTTCTCGGGACTGAGTGTTCGGGGTCAAGGTATCCCGTCGGGAGCGTCGGAAGGAACGCGACTGAATAATCCCGGCGGCGTCAATCGCGCTCGGGGTCTTACGGCGATGGACAGCACGCGGAACTACTTTCCGAGTGATATTCCTTGGGACGGATTCAACATCAGTCGTGTCGATATTTCGCGCGGCCCCAATTCCTTTTTGTTTGGAACTGGCAGCCCGTCGGGCATTGCAAATGTTTCAACCAACGAAGCTATTTTTGATACCTTTGGAACGTTGGAAGTTCGCTATGGTAGCTATGGATCTGCGCGTGCATCCCTCGACTACAATCGGGAGCTGATCGCCAAAGAACTTTCGGTTCGGGTCAATCTTCTGGACGAGCGCACAGAGTATCGGCAGGAACCCGCGTTCAGCGATGCCCAGCGCTTCTATGCTGCGGTGCGTTATGATCCTCAATTCCTCCGAACTGACACCGCCTACACCAAAATCCAGGCAAGCTACGAATCCGGTGATGTGGAATCGAACAACCCGCGCACACTTCCTCCCATCGACTACGTAACCGGATACCTGAATGATCCCAATGCGAGTGCAACGGGCTATAATCCGTGGACCTACGCAATGAATACGTCCATCAGCATCGATCCCAACGCAAGTCTGTGGAGTTCAAGCGGGTCCCTTTCCAATCAATACCAGTGGGGTAATGGATCTCCTCAGTTCTACTACGATGCGGCAACGGGCCAGCTGCAGGATGCCGGTCAGGCGAGCTTCACTTCACCCACGGGCAATGGATATGACACGCTGGAAAACACGTGGAACGTTCACACGGGCGGGTACAGCTCCTACGCCAAGGCGATGAATTATTTCTATCGGCAGGCAAATAATGATGCTGATGGCGGAGAGTTCGCAGGTGCCTACCGCGGAACGGTGCGGTATTTTGACAATACCCTGCACGATTCCAGCATCTTTGATTTCTACAACAAATTGATCGACGGAAACAACAAACGGGAATGGCAGGACTGGAAGGCTTACAATGTGAGCGTGGTCCAAGGCTTGTTTTCGGATCGTCTGGTGATCCAGGCGGTTGCGGATCATCAGGAGTATGAGCGAGGCGATAAAGGTATCCTGAGTTCGCCTTTGATCACTCTCGATCTGAACAGTCATAACCTCAAGACTCCGACCTGGCTACCGGGAGCAACCACCAATCCCAATGTCGGTCGACCGGCAATCTATGGCAGTCAGGGGCATAACAACTTTCACAAGACCACGCGTGATAATTATCAGGTCACGGCGGCCTACAACCTCGATTTTGAGCGGGATTTTGGCAGTGATGGATTTTGGGGAAAACTGCTGGGCCGGCATGAGTTCACATTCCTTGGAGGACGCTATACGCGGAAGGAAGAATCCCGGAACTACAAGCTGAATGGAGTGGATCCGATCTATAAAGTCTACTCCGGTGACAACTCGAATCCGCTCCCGGTTGACAATGGTTTCAACTGGCTGGCGTATTTGGGACCCTCGATGCTGGGCACCTCGGGTGCAGGTGCGAACCTGAGCAACCTGCAGCATGATTTGATCCCGCCGAGTTCCTATGGTTATACTGTCTTTTCGAGAGAATGGACTGCAGGTGACTCGGTTGATCCATCGGATCCGTGGGTGTATACCGGACGGGAAGGAAACGAAATCACCCAGGTGCAGGCGGACAATCCTGCCAATTATCGGGGCTACTACCGTGCGACGGTGCCGACGATTTATGGTGACTCGCTTCCGGATGTGCTCGCAACTGGAGGAAACAAGCGCTACCAGCGGCTCACTTCCAAGGCGTTCCTGTATCAGGGTCATCTTTGGGAGGGAACAATCATCCCCTCGTTTGGCTATCGTGAAGATACCACGCTGCAGCGTGGCAATGAAGCAAGTCAGTTCCGGGATCCGGATACCCGGATCTACAATCTCGATTACGATATCATCGATGAGGGAGTTGAGGCAACGACGACGTCCACGAGTTATGGTGTTGCCGTGCATTTGCCAAAGTCGTTGAAGAAGCTGCTCCCCGAAGGAACGGATCTCACGTTCTATTATTTCCACGGTGAGAATGAAACTCCTCGTATTCGATATGCCATTGATGGTTCGCAACTTCCCAATGAAAAGGGCGAAACGGATGACTATTCGGTTCAGCTGGATGCCATGGACGGTCGTCTCACTGCGCGTTTGACCTACTTCAAAACGAAAAACCAGCACGCATCTGCATCGGTGGGACAGCCGCTCGGCACCTTCATGATCCGTGCCCTGCCGGAATGGGTGCTCACTCAGCATGCTTACAGCATGGCGCACCAGTCGTTGCCGATTGATGAGAACGGATATTTTGTTCTTCCCTCCTCGGATTGGTACGATTGGACCAAGGAGTCGTGGGCGAACTGGCCCTATGGCTGGATGAGCGACCATCCTCAAGAGGCGGCGATGGTGAACGAAGCGATGATGAATGAATTCACCGAGCTGTACCCGCAGGAATACTGGGATGCCTACGGCTACAACATTGATGTTGCGGCCATCAAAGCGGGCGACTGGTTTAACATCATTAAGGGAACGGATTTCCCGTCCTGGGAATCCCCATTCCTCGGAGGCGGAGACACCATCCATGGTGAATATCCCACCATTGACCAGAACCTGGAATCCAAGGGATGGGAACTGGAAGTTACGTTCCGACCGCTCAAGAACTGGGATATCACATTCAACGGTTCCAAAGTGGACGCCACCCAGACGGGTCTTGGTGAATCGGCACAGCACCAGTTGCAGGGCATGGCGGACCTGTTCCTCGGAAGTGGTTTGCAGTATGCAGGCATCTGGGGCGGGTTTGAAGGAGCGAAAAACAGTTTCCTGACCGACCTCTGGGCACCCTATCTCACGCAAATTGCGTTGATTGGCACGGAACAGCCGGAGTTGCGGAAATACCGCTTCAACCTCATCACGAACTACTCGTTCCGGGAGGGTACTCTGGAAGGTTTGAACGTCGGTGGTGCCTTTCGCTGGCAGGACAAGGCGATTCTGGGATATGGCATCCATGAAACCGAGATTTACGGTGAAACCTCATGGATCGCTGACGTCAACCAGCCCATCTATGGGCCAACGGATTCGCATGTGGATCTCTGGATTGGATACCAGCGTCGCTTGACCGACAAGATCGACTGGAGGGTGCAGCTCAACGTCAGAAACGTTGGCGAAAGCATCAGTCTGGTGCCGGTGTCCTTCAACCCGAACGGGGATGTTGCCCAGCAGCGCATTCAGGAGGGACAAACCTTCAATTTCACTATGAAATTCATGTTCTGA